One Paramisgurnus dabryanus chromosome 9, PD_genome_1.1, whole genome shotgun sequence DNA segment encodes these proteins:
- the kctd14 gene encoding BTB/POZ domain-containing protein KCTD14, with product MGGSYKVTHLLSCRPLQELGFKLRIMSLPDYKSSGKQSTAPVHSKSQVIQLNIGGHVFCTTLVTIRRFPNSTLADLFNGPSKPRMDSEGRYFIDRDGTYFGYILEYLRTESLPTKHLHEVHKDALYYDIKPLIKAIEETPQFFGESVGRQQFLTCVPNYRENLEVIVKVARAEAIASRYSTITVCVVRTEEDLAKYNDAIDSLGSPKESVVSFGPWKAPASAEDLLDCIKMDIEAKGYNVKIQPHNKGFLFKSHNFFYKLIFTWW from the exons ATGGGTGGATCTTATAAAGTTACGCACCTGCTGAGCTGTCGACCGCTTCAAGAGCTGGGGTTTAAACTACGCATTATGAGTTTACCAGACTATAAATCTTCTGGAAAACAGTCTACAGCACCCGTACATTCG AAATCTCAAGTTATACAGCTCAATATCGGCGGTCATGTCTTCTGCACCACCCTCGTCACCATTCGTAGGTTCCCAAACTCAACACTTGCAGACCTGTTTAACGGGCCATCCAAACCTCGGATGGATTCAGAGGGTCGTTACTTTATAGATCGTGACGGGACTTACTTTGGGTACATCCTCGAGTACCTCAGAACAGAGAGCCTCCCAACTAAACACTTACATGAAGTGCACAAAGATGCGTTATACTACGACATCAAACCTCTGATCAAAGCCATCGAAGAGACGCCTCAGTTCTTTGGAGAGTCGGTGGGAAGACAGCAGTTCTTGACCTGTGTGCCAAATTACCGTGAAAACCTGGAGGTGATTGTAAAGGTAGCCAGAGCCGAGGCCATCGCCTCACGGTACTCTACAATAACCGTGTGTGTTGTCAGGACAGAAGAGGATTTGGCCAAATACAACGATGCCATTGACAGTCTCGGGTCTCCGAAAGAATCAGTGGTGAGCTTTGGTCCTTGGAAAGCTCCAGCTTCAGCGGAGGACCTGTTAGACTGCATCAAAATGGACATAGAAGCTAAAGGATATAATGTTAAGAtccagccacacaacaaagggTTTCTCTTCAAGAGCCACAACTTCTTCTATAAACTGATTTTTACGTGGTGGTGA